A genomic stretch from Clostridia bacterium includes:
- a CDS encoding DUF3466 family protein has translation MFTVIDLVPNAFLDMSRATAISSNGIVVGTDFGTGFVWTPNQPNGSDGSVQSLPTDISPAARPVASATPMAVNANGMVVGGCKTVDMNGADVDRAFSLVQGGILVDLGTFVPDPSNPGHFLGNSEARGVNDAGQIVGWAEDANGIRRAFLFDPITRKMKDISELHAWNLPSGTPDPSVATAINNAGDIVGSATFIDSANNVLQQAFIRQVGATTLTGLGTLLPDPVYAGLFYGNSIALALNSAALVVGHSDALPPAIMLGAIFSTPNIPFGPLPNQALGVNRGTDADQIVGHFWSNPDAPVMSGFVADLNSGMVDLNTRLTTSGWRIESATGINDFGQICGYGTHDTLGGPRAVLLAP, from the coding sequence ATGTTTACAGTAATAGATCTTGTTCCAAATGCATTTCTAGATATGAGCAGGGCAACAGCAATCAGTTCTAATGGCATTGTTGTAGGTACAGATTTTGGTACCGGATTTGTTTGGACTCCTAATCAACCGAATGGTTCTGATGGCTCGGTTCAATCGCTTCCCACAGACATATCTCCTGCAGCCCGCCCGGTAGCCAGTGCAACACCAATGGCAGTAAATGCGAATGGCATGGTTGTCGGGGGGTGCAAGACTGTCGATATGAATGGTGCAGACGTTGACCGGGCATTCAGTTTAGTACAGGGTGGAATCCTCGTAGATCTTGGGACTTTTGTGCCTGATCCTTCAAACCCGGGCCATTTCCTTGGCAACAGCGAGGCAAGGGGAGTAAATGATGCAGGTCAGATAGTTGGTTGGGCGGAGGATGCTAACGGGATACGACGGGCATTCCTGTTTGATCCTATCACAAGGAAAATGAAAGATATTTCAGAGCTGCATGCTTGGAATCTTCCTTCTGGGACGCCAGATCCGAGTGTGGCAACTGCTATCAATAATGCGGGGGATATTGTGGGGAGCGCAACTTTCATTGACTCAGCAAACAACGTCCTTCAGCAGGCCTTTATAAGACAAGTAGGTGCAACTACCCTGACCGGTCTTGGTACACTGCTACCTGATCCGGTATATGCAGGACTTTTCTACGGCAATAGCATTGCTCTTGCCTTGAATAGTGCCGCATTGGTTGTTGGTCATAGCGATGCACTTCCACCTGCGATTATGCTGGGTGCCATCTTCTCGACACCGAATATACCATTCGGGCCATTGCCTAACCAGGCACTTGGCGTCAATCGCGGAACAGATGCGGATCAGATAGTAGGACATTTTTGGTCCAACCCTGACGCTCCGGTAATGTCTGGATTTGTTGCGGATTTGAACAGCGGGATGGTTGACCTTAATACACGGTTGACAACTTCAGGATGGCGGATCGAGAGTGCGACAGGAATAAATGATTTCGGTCAAATCTGCGGATATGGGACACATGACACATTGGGTGGTCCTCGTGCAGTCTTGCTTGCACCTTGA
- a CDS encoding GntR family transcriptional regulator, with product MFIALSNSDPAPLYEQIKKQVIEQIMNGKLSPGQDLPSIRALAKELEISVITIKKAYEDLEAAGYIVTRPGKGSCVAESGSEFVKEMKLRNIQENFEKGISECRSLGMEDEEIIKSFRIILEENM from the coding sequence TTGTTTATTGCGCTTTCAAACAGCGATCCGGCTCCGCTGTATGAACAAATAAAAAAACAGGTCATTGAGCAGATAATGAATGGTAAGCTGTCGCCCGGACAGGACTTACCTTCCATTAGGGCTCTGGCCAAAGAACTGGAGATAAGCGTCATAACCATAAAAAAGGCTTATGAAGACTTGGAAGCAGCAGGCTATATAGTGACAAGGCCAGGCAAAGGCTCTTGTGTAGCGGAATCCGGTTCGGAATTTGTAAAGGAAATGAAGCTCAGAAACATACAGGAAAACTTCGAAAAGGGAATTAGTGAATGCAGGTCTTTAGGTATGGAGGATGAGGAAATCATTAAGTCCTTCAGAATTATTCTTGAAGAAAACATGTAA
- a CDS encoding ABC transporter ATP-binding protein — protein MNDSILNIAGLTKKYDRFSLKDVSFSIPRGYIMGFVGQNGAGKSTTIKCIMNLIEYEKGSIQVMGMDNRVHFMEIRNRIGYVSEDVYFYEEMTVEWTGEFFGSFYSGWDKKHFYELLHAFKIDKRKKIKELSKGMKMKLSLALALSHKAELLILDEPTSGLDPVVRSEILEIFMNIIQDENCSILFSSHITTDIEKVADFVTVIDDGRIILSDEKDNILNNWKVIKAENSFLNEHIEKSLIGMKKGEFGFSGVTDDVGRFSADFKKQNPHGTFKSEKITLDELLVRFVRDGENCA, from the coding sequence ATGAATGATAGTATATTGAACATTGCCGGCCTGACAAAGAAATATGACAGGTTTTCACTGAAGGATGTGTCTTTCAGTATACCAAGAGGCTATATAATGGGATTTGTAGGGCAAAACGGAGCGGGTAAAAGTACAACTATCAAGTGTATTATGAATCTTATAGAATATGAAAAAGGAAGTATTCAGGTGATGGGGATGGACAACAGGGTTCATTTCATGGAGATTAGAAACCGTATAGGGTATGTTAGCGAGGATGTCTATTTTTACGAAGAGATGACAGTTGAGTGGACGGGTGAGTTTTTTGGGAGCTTTTATTCTGGTTGGGATAAAAAACATTTCTACGAATTGCTTCACGCATTTAAGATTGATAAAAGAAAGAAAATCAAAGAGCTTTCAAAAGGGATGAAAATGAAGCTTTCCTTAGCGCTTGCCCTTTCGCATAAAGCCGAATTGCTCATACTCGATGAGCCTACTTCAGGCCTCGATCCTGTAGTAAGAAGCGAGATACTCGAAATATTTATGAACATAATACAGGACGAAAACTGTTCAATACTCTTTTCTTCACATATTACTACGGATATTGAGAAAGTAGCGGATTTTGTTACTGTTATTGATGACGGTCGTATCATTTTGAGTGATGAAAAGGATAATATTTTAAACAACTGGAAAGTAATCAAAGCTGAAAACAGTTTTCTTAACGAGCATATTGAAAAAAGTCTTATAGGTATGAAAAAGGGTGAATTCGGTTTTAGCGGTGTAACCGATGATGTTGGGAGATTCTCAGCAGACTTCAAAAAGCAGAATCCCCATGGGACGTTTAAAAGTGAGAAAATAACACTTGATGAGCTTCTTGTCAGATTTGTAAGGGATGGTGAGAATTGTGCTTAA
- a CDS encoding ABC-2 transporter permease, with product MLKLIIKDFSIQKKTIKRYLISALFLSVFFWFTDMRQMAFSMAMFPLIYGFMNGALYEDEKSNTLRLLASLPIKKEIIVYARYTSVALVTVGSAIIFMILNCFVLVKLLPPGDNSLDGSIFVIITVLLVFMVLVSFYLPMAFKMGYIKAAGINRFVMLGLFGAFTALISVLGGLKKDGTVPDEMTKVLELLEKSGPVAVIGIFGLIVLLAYLASMKLSVKFFKSRNLF from the coding sequence GTGCTTAAACTTATAATTAAGGATTTTTCCATTCAGAAAAAAACTATTAAGAGATACCTGATAAGTGCACTGTTTCTTTCAGTATTCTTCTGGTTTACAGATATGAGGCAGATGGCCTTCAGTATGGCTATGTTTCCTTTGATATATGGTTTTATGAACGGAGCTCTTTATGAAGATGAGAAAAGCAATACACTAAGGCTGCTGGCGTCGCTTCCTATAAAAAAGGAAATCATCGTATATGCCAGGTATACAAGTGTAGCGCTGGTAACAGTGGGTTCGGCGATTATTTTCATGATACTGAACTGTTTTGTCTTAGTAAAACTTTTACCACCAGGAGACAATTCTCTGGACGGAAGTATATTTGTCATAATCACTGTGCTTTTAGTGTTTATGGTTTTAGTATCTTTCTACCTGCCAATGGCATTTAAAATGGGGTACATAAAGGCAGCAGGCATAAACAGATTTGTGATGCTGGGGTTATTTGGTGCTTTTACTGCTTTGATATCAGTGCTTGGAGGTTTGAAAAAGGATGGAACAGTTCCTGATGAAATGACAAAAGTCTTGGAACTGCTGGAAAAGTCCGGACCTGTTGCTGTTATTGGAATTTTCGGTTTGATAGTATTGCTGGCTTATTTAGCTTCAATGAAGCTTTCTGTAAAATTTTTTAAATCCAGAAATTTATTTTAG